In Archangium violaceum, the following are encoded in one genomic region:
- a CDS encoding Hsp33 family molecular chaperone HslO: protein MADELVSGLLKETDLRVVLVTASELARRARELHRSATASASLMAQGLTAGALLAALQKSDSRVNLQLECDGPLRGLFVDGDTSGVLRGYVKNPLVSHVGAEGQYHWRPALGNKGFLSVLRDLGGGEYYRSSVELESFDLAKDLERYFTISDQLPSRVYLTVLPEKSDGTSEPLGLVAGLLIQPLPDGDREAFQALGDRLARDFEPTVRAQAAQGATALLKTLVPQADLEVMSRYPVSFTCSCSKDRVKRALMSMGREELEDILAKEGQAEADCHFCTTHYVVSGEEIRELLAEMTQAMS from the coding sequence ATGGCCGATGAACTCGTCAGTGGATTGTTGAAGGAAACCGACCTGCGCGTGGTGCTCGTCACCGCCAGCGAGCTCGCTCGCCGGGCGCGCGAGCTGCACCGCTCCGCGACGGCCTCGGCCTCGTTGATGGCGCAGGGCCTCACCGCCGGCGCCCTGCTCGCCGCCCTGCAGAAGAGCGACTCGCGCGTCAACCTGCAGCTCGAGTGCGACGGGCCGCTCCGGGGCCTCTTCGTGGATGGGGACACCTCGGGCGTGCTGCGCGGCTACGTGAAGAACCCGCTCGTGTCCCACGTGGGCGCCGAGGGCCAGTACCACTGGCGTCCCGCCCTGGGGAACAAGGGCTTCCTCTCCGTGCTGCGCGACCTGGGCGGGGGCGAGTACTACCGCTCCTCGGTGGAGCTCGAGAGCTTCGACCTGGCGAAGGATCTGGAGCGCTACTTCACCATCTCCGACCAGCTGCCCTCGCGCGTCTACCTCACCGTGCTACCGGAGAAGTCCGATGGGACCTCCGAGCCGCTGGGCCTGGTGGCGGGCCTGCTCATCCAGCCGCTGCCCGACGGGGACCGGGAGGCCTTCCAGGCGCTCGGCGACAGGCTCGCCAGGGACTTCGAGCCCACCGTGCGGGCCCAGGCGGCCCAGGGCGCCACGGCGCTCCTCAAGACGTTGGTGCCCCAGGCGGATCTGGAGGTGATGTCGCGCTACCCCGTGTCCTTCACGTGCAGTTGCAGCAAGGACCGGGTCAAGCGAGCCCTGATGTCCATGGGCCGCGAGGAGCTGGAGGACATCCTGGCCAAGGAGGGCCAGGCCGAGGCGGATTGTCACTTCTGCACCACTCACTACGTGGTCTCCGGGGAGGAGATCCGCGAGCTCCTGGCGGAGATGACCCAGGCCATGAGCTGA
- a CDS encoding succinate dehydrogenase, translating into MSTHAAAAPVQSQKTPLLQSRLGSFLAVVPLSIWVVNHLWDNLAAWQGAEAWQSAVTQYKHPYAQAATFLVVILPLLLHTGWGIVRLLSFKPNNAAYPYYGNLKYIVQRVAGLGVLFFLGAHMWLAFLHPRLVEGHAEPFSDIAREMHFHAPTIIVYVLGVLGTAYHIANGLQGFAMGWGLLASERSMRRFEPWSIAIFLVLLAMGWGAIFALYKAGAAYG; encoded by the coding sequence ATGAGCACCCACGCCGCAGCCGCCCCCGTCCAATCGCAGAAGACGCCGCTCCTCCAGTCCCGCCTGGGTTCGTTCCTCGCCGTGGTGCCGCTGAGCATCTGGGTGGTGAACCACCTGTGGGACAACCTCGCCGCCTGGCAGGGCGCCGAGGCCTGGCAGTCGGCGGTGACGCAGTACAAGCACCCGTACGCGCAGGCCGCCACGTTCCTGGTCGTCATCCTCCCGCTGCTGCTCCACACCGGGTGGGGCATCGTGAGGCTGCTGAGCTTCAAGCCGAACAACGCGGCCTACCCGTACTACGGCAACCTCAAGTACATCGTTCAGCGCGTGGCGGGCCTCGGCGTGCTCTTCTTCCTGGGCGCGCACATGTGGCTGGCCTTCCTGCACCCGCGGCTGGTGGAGGGTCACGCGGAGCCGTTCTCGGACATCGCGCGGGAGATGCACTTCCACGCGCCGACGATCATCGTCTACGTGCTGGGCGTGCTGGGCACGGCGTACCACATCGCCAACGGCCTGCAGGGCTTCGCCATGGGCTGGGGTCTGCTGGCCTCCGAGCGCTCCATGCGCCGTTTCGAGCCGTGGTCCATCGCCATCTTCCTGGTGCTGCTGGCCATGGGTTGGGGCGCCATCTTCGCGCTGTACAAGGCCGGCGCCGCCTACGGGTGA
- a CDS encoding phosphoribosyltransferase, with the protein METLVSIPSDLILAPQVEAPRQLTGRDQSHKKTRVQELSWAQFDRSVQGLAREIGKSYKPQAVVGVAHGGVFVGGALSSALGCEFFPVRISRRSRDKGAAKPKLTGEMPRELKGKRVLIVDDVASSGDTLELASALALKVGAKEVHTATLVARTDGFAPGFCALTTEALVVFPWDYEAVTEDGRFDVDPDKAGA; encoded by the coding sequence GTGGAGACGCTCGTCTCCATCCCGTCGGATCTGATCCTCGCGCCTCAGGTGGAGGCGCCGCGCCAGCTCACCGGACGCGACCAGTCCCACAAGAAGACCCGGGTCCAGGAGCTGTCCTGGGCGCAGTTCGACCGCTCGGTGCAGGGGCTCGCGCGGGAGATTGGCAAGAGCTACAAGCCCCAGGCGGTGGTGGGCGTGGCGCACGGGGGAGTGTTCGTGGGCGGGGCGCTCTCCAGCGCGCTCGGCTGCGAGTTCTTCCCGGTGCGCATCAGCCGCCGCAGCCGGGACAAGGGCGCGGCCAAGCCGAAGCTGACCGGGGAGATGCCGCGTGAGCTCAAGGGCAAGCGCGTGCTCATCGTGGACGACGTGGCCTCCAGCGGGGACACGTTGGAGCTGGCCAGCGCCCTGGCGCTCAAGGTGGGCGCCAAGGAGGTGCACACCGCGACGCTGGTGGCCCGTACCGACGGCTTCGCCCCGGGTTTCTGCGCGCTGACCACCGAGGCGCTCGTCGTCTTCCCGTGGGACTACGAGGCGGTCACCGAGGACGGGCGGTTCGACGTGGACCCGGACAAGGCGGGGGCCTGA
- a CDS encoding HEAT repeat domain-containing protein, translating into MDYRRPEDPRSTEELIALSLRGEEDDEQAWDAIALLHWRGTREVFEAAKRLVQSPLARERGRGADILGQLGIPKRTFPEESLQLLLDLLRRETEPAVLESAATALGHLRDPRAVPELVTLKTHPSAEVRMGVVHGLMCQQDPEAIAALIALSGDPDEDVRNWATFNLGTQLDIDTPELREALLRRLSDPHEETRGEALVGLARRKDPRVLEPLLAALSANNVMVLVVEAAMELQDARVYPHLIALRDGPGEAEHYFRSVLDEAIRSYESPLSTE; encoded by the coding sequence ATGGACTACCGCAGACCCGAGGATCCCCGTAGCACCGAAGAGCTCATCGCCCTCTCCCTGCGGGGCGAGGAAGACGACGAACAGGCCTGGGATGCCATCGCCCTGCTCCACTGGCGGGGCACCCGCGAGGTCTTCGAGGCGGCGAAGCGGCTCGTGCAGTCGCCGCTGGCTCGCGAGCGCGGCCGGGGCGCGGACATCCTCGGCCAGCTGGGCATCCCCAAGCGGACCTTCCCCGAGGAGTCCCTCCAACTCCTGCTGGACCTGCTCCGCCGGGAGACCGAGCCCGCCGTGCTCGAGTCCGCCGCGACCGCGCTCGGTCACCTGAGAGATCCGCGTGCGGTGCCGGAGCTCGTGACGCTGAAGACCCACCCGAGCGCGGAGGTGCGGATGGGGGTGGTCCACGGGTTGATGTGCCAGCAGGACCCGGAGGCCATCGCCGCGCTCATCGCGCTGTCGGGTGACCCCGACGAGGACGTCCGCAACTGGGCCACCTTCAATCTGGGCACCCAGCTCGACATCGACACGCCCGAGCTGCGGGAGGCCCTGCTGCGCCGGCTCTCGGATCCCCACGAGGAGACCCGGGGCGAGGCGCTCGTGGGGCTCGCCCGGAGGAAGGACCCCCGGGTGCTGGAGCCCCTCCTGGCGGCGCTTTCCGCCAACAACGTCATGGTCCTGGTCGTCGAGGCGGCGATGGAGCTCCAGGACGCGCGCGTGTACCCCCACCTGATAGCGCTCCGCGACGGCCCCGGTGAGGCGGAGCACTACTTCCGCAGTGTCCTCGATGAAGCCATCCGCAGCTACGAGTCGCCGCTGTCCACCGAATGA
- the selB gene encoding selenocysteine-specific translation elongation factor, with protein MIIGTAGHIDHGKTSLVKALTGIDTDRLKEEKRRGITLELGFAHLKLDDGTVAGVVDVPGHERFVKAMAAGAGGVDVAVLVVAADEGVMPQTREHLDICRLLGVKAGVIALTKSDLLAELGAEWRALVEADLSTLVAGTFLEGAPVVPVSSRTGEGLDGLRAALTRVAQGLPSRPSEGPAFLPVDRAFTIKGFGTVVTGTLLSGALAVEDTVSLLPGLPGPLRVRGVQMHGEAVSKVTAGQRTAVNLTGVEPEAISRGMVLVKAGEVPDTRMLDVELSLLPAAEEALPRRRKLLLHLGTAQVEATVALLDLEKLEPGETALAQLRLSEPMAALPGQRFILRGSRALPGRGATLAGGRVLSITPPRRRKGGSEVVAPLLEADAGGQVAWLLRQSGYRGLTQQELFARSALAPRVLSRALELLGSRGTVLLVDRERRLYVSGEVFEGLQARALALLATFHEREPLREGLSREELRQRLSGELDARLFARVVQALTDAGKVEVEKEVVRLKGRGRTLTLDEDAARTRLVADLSAAGLSPPTLNELAQRLKLPAARVQELLKVAMAEGRVVRVSEELFFDAGALAGLKERLVAHLREKKEISTQAFKELVGQSRKFVIPLSEYFDREKVTLRVGEKRVLRRA; from the coding sequence ATGATCATCGGTACCGCGGGGCACATCGATCACGGCAAGACGTCACTGGTCAAGGCGCTCACCGGTATCGACACGGATCGGCTCAAGGAGGAGAAGCGCCGGGGAATCACCCTGGAGCTGGGCTTCGCGCACCTGAAGCTGGACGATGGCACCGTGGCCGGTGTGGTGGACGTGCCCGGCCACGAGCGCTTCGTGAAGGCGATGGCCGCGGGCGCTGGCGGGGTGGACGTGGCGGTGCTGGTGGTGGCCGCGGACGAGGGCGTGATGCCCCAGACGCGCGAGCACCTGGACATCTGCCGGTTGCTGGGCGTGAAGGCCGGCGTCATCGCCCTCACCAAGTCGGACCTGCTGGCGGAGCTGGGCGCCGAGTGGCGCGCGCTGGTGGAGGCGGACCTGTCCACGCTGGTGGCCGGCACCTTCCTGGAGGGCGCGCCGGTGGTGCCCGTCTCCTCGAGGACAGGGGAGGGGCTGGACGGGCTGCGCGCCGCGCTCACCCGCGTGGCCCAGGGGCTGCCCTCGCGTCCCTCCGAGGGTCCGGCCTTCCTGCCGGTGGACCGGGCCTTCACCATCAAGGGCTTCGGCACGGTGGTGACGGGCACGCTGCTGTCCGGGGCCCTGGCGGTGGAGGACACCGTGTCGCTGCTGCCGGGCCTGCCCGGGCCGCTGCGCGTGCGCGGGGTGCAGATGCACGGCGAGGCGGTGTCGAAGGTAACGGCGGGCCAGCGCACCGCGGTGAACCTGACGGGCGTGGAGCCCGAGGCGATTTCGCGCGGCATGGTGCTGGTGAAGGCCGGCGAGGTGCCCGACACGCGCATGCTGGACGTGGAGCTGAGCCTGTTGCCCGCGGCGGAGGAGGCCCTGCCCCGGCGCCGCAAGCTGCTGCTGCACCTGGGCACCGCGCAGGTGGAGGCCACGGTGGCGCTGTTGGACCTGGAGAAGCTGGAGCCGGGGGAGACGGCGCTCGCGCAGCTGCGCCTCTCCGAGCCCATGGCCGCGCTGCCGGGTCAGCGCTTCATCCTCCGGGGCTCGCGCGCGCTGCCGGGCCGGGGCGCCACGCTGGCCGGCGGGCGCGTGCTGTCCATCACCCCGCCGCGCCGCCGCAAGGGAGGCTCCGAGGTGGTGGCCCCGCTGCTGGAGGCGGATGCGGGCGGCCAGGTGGCGTGGTTGCTGCGCCAGTCGGGCTACCGGGGCCTCACGCAGCAGGAGCTCTTCGCGCGCTCGGCGCTGGCGCCCAGGGTGCTGTCGCGAGCCCTGGAGCTGCTCGGCTCGCGCGGCACGGTGCTGCTGGTGGACCGGGAGCGGCGCCTGTACGTCTCCGGCGAGGTGTTCGAGGGCCTGCAGGCGCGGGCCCTGGCGCTGCTCGCCACCTTCCACGAGCGCGAGCCCTTGCGCGAGGGCCTCTCGCGGGAGGAGCTGCGCCAGCGCCTGTCGGGCGAGCTGGACGCGCGCCTCTTCGCCCGGGTGGTGCAGGCGCTGACGGACGCGGGGAAGGTGGAGGTGGAGAAGGAGGTGGTGCGCCTCAAGGGGCGGGGCCGGACGCTCACCCTGGACGAGGACGCGGCGCGCACGCGGTTGGTGGCCGACCTGTCGGCGGCGGGACTCTCGCCGCCCACGCTCAACGAGCTGGCGCAGCGGCTCAAGCTGCCGGCGGCCCGGGTGCAGGAGTTGCTCAAGGTGGCAATGGCGGAGGGCAGGGTGGTGCGGGTGAGCGAGGAGCTGTTCTTCGACGCGGGGGCGCTGGCCGGGCTGAAGGAGCGGCTGGTTGCCCACTTGCGCGAGAAGAAGGAGATTTCCACCCAGGCCTTCAAGGAGCTGGTGGGTCAGAGCCGGAAGTTCGTCATTCCCCTCTCGGAGTACTTCGACCGCGAGAAGGTAACGCTCCGGGTCGGAGAGAAGCGGGTGCTGCGGCGCGCATGA
- a CDS encoding single-stranded DNA-binding protein, translated as MAGGVNKVILIGNLGADPEVRFTPGGQAVANFRIATSDTWTDKNGQKQERTEWHRIVVWGKLAELCGEYLKKGRQCYVEGRLQTREWTDKEGRKNYTTEVVANGVTFLGGRDGAGAGGGGGGGGRGGGYSQRGGGQQQGGGYEDYGPPPMDDGGGMGGGGGGNGGGDDDIPF; from the coding sequence ATGGCTGGAGGAGTCAACAAGGTCATCCTCATCGGCAATCTCGGCGCGGACCCGGAGGTGCGTTTCACCCCGGGCGGCCAGGCGGTAGCCAACTTCCGCATCGCGACCAGCGACACCTGGACCGACAAGAACGGCCAGAAGCAGGAGCGCACGGAGTGGCACCGCATCGTGGTGTGGGGGAAGCTCGCGGAGCTCTGCGGCGAGTACCTGAAGAAGGGCCGCCAGTGCTACGTCGAGGGTCGCCTGCAGACGCGCGAGTGGACGGACAAGGAAGGCCGCAAGAACTACACCACCGAGGTGGTGGCCAACGGAGTGACCTTCCTCGGCGGCCGTGACGGCGCCGGCGCGGGTGGTGGCGGTGGTGGTGGCGGCCGCGGTGGTGGCTACTCGCAGCGCGGGGGTGGCCAGCAGCAGGGCGGTGGCTACGAGGACTACGGCCCGCCTCCGATGGATGACGGCGGCGGCATGGGCGGCGGTGGTGGCGGCAACGGCGGCGGGGACGACGACATCCCGTTCTAG
- the dacB gene encoding D-alanyl-D-alanine carboxypeptidase/D-alanyl-D-alanine endopeptidase, with the protein MQVHRARSLLAVTFAIFVTFPRAGVAAADDKKRAEREALKASLMQVLQREPLNASRVGIHMMSLDDGTVVFSQNADELLNPASNVKLVTSAAALVTLGPEYRFETEFLVEPESDGLKAKTLYVRGKGDPSINTERLYGMVADLFHTGLREVQDIVVDEAWFDPERTPPGYDQEDSDRAYMAPTGALSLNWNAVGVYLRPGDVVGAKGVVELEPPSDYFAVDNQLTTGNHRARRFSVASDASGAQQKIVVRGQVAQGGGYMSVYKKIDNPPMYFGQTLKQMLNARGVKVKGKVKPGVTPQKARLVYVAHSETFDVILKRLNKVSSNFIAETLLKTMGAEARGVPGTFAKGIDVVEDFLSREVGIPRGTYVMKNGSGLNDANRFSAAQMDRILRYMYERFPLAPEYLSSLGIAGKDGTLRYRFDGTEAVGRLRAKTGTLENVSALSGYVQAAGGEKFIFSMMVNDYPGRSGPVVRGLDALGAAVASMGSTMGPGRAVAELASEEKSSSPLAEVTSRVKTYLALGSQRDPRNIGFLRTAWRSERDPAVRAVLAESLYQSNPQDYLGVRTLLDSYSAGTEVYGRLRSVARELSVEVPGLGSMVELAASGNAEALSRIVELSGASSGDVGSESEMVEGLGAVARTAPEELVQALRGASAKDREAATSLLARGLVQAGEAEHPFWKALKKSLGSTDTKLVEFARSLEGSLSRKVAEEKAPKPQQLVPTQVVAPAAAVPMGPGPAERTAETRPGG; encoded by the coding sequence GTGCAGGTTCACCGAGCCAGATCCCTCTTGGCCGTGACGTTCGCCATTTTCGTCACGTTTCCGCGCGCGGGTGTCGCCGCCGCGGACGACAAGAAGCGCGCCGAGCGCGAGGCACTCAAGGCTTCGTTGATGCAGGTGCTGCAACGCGAGCCCCTCAACGCGAGCCGTGTGGGCATCCACATGATGAGCCTCGACGACGGCACGGTGGTGTTCAGCCAGAACGCCGACGAGCTGCTCAACCCCGCTTCCAACGTGAAGCTCGTCACCTCGGCGGCGGCGCTCGTCACGCTCGGGCCCGAGTACCGTTTCGAGACCGAGTTCCTCGTGGAGCCCGAGTCCGATGGCCTCAAGGCCAAGACGCTCTACGTGCGCGGCAAGGGCGACCCCTCCATCAACACCGAGCGCCTCTACGGCATGGTGGCCGACCTCTTCCACACCGGCCTGCGCGAGGTGCAGGACATCGTCGTGGACGAGGCGTGGTTCGACCCCGAGCGCACCCCTCCCGGCTATGACCAGGAGGACTCGGATCGGGCCTACATGGCCCCCACCGGTGCTTTGAGCCTCAACTGGAACGCGGTGGGGGTGTACCTGCGTCCGGGTGACGTCGTGGGCGCCAAGGGCGTGGTGGAGCTCGAGCCGCCCAGCGACTACTTCGCGGTGGACAACCAGCTGACCACCGGCAACCACCGGGCCCGCCGCTTCTCGGTGGCCTCGGATGCCTCCGGTGCCCAGCAGAAGATCGTCGTGCGCGGTCAGGTGGCCCAGGGTGGCGGCTACATGAGCGTGTACAAGAAGATCGACAACCCGCCCATGTACTTCGGCCAGACGCTCAAGCAGATGCTGAACGCGCGTGGCGTGAAGGTGAAGGGCAAGGTGAAGCCGGGTGTCACGCCCCAGAAGGCCAGGCTGGTGTACGTGGCCCACTCGGAGACCTTCGACGTCATCCTCAAGCGCCTCAACAAGGTGTCGAGCAACTTCATCGCCGAGACGCTCCTCAAGACGATGGGCGCCGAGGCGCGTGGGGTGCCGGGCACCTTCGCCAAGGGCATCGACGTGGTGGAGGACTTCCTCTCGCGCGAGGTGGGCATCCCCCGCGGCACCTACGTGATGAAGAACGGCAGCGGCCTCAATGACGCCAACCGCTTCTCCGCCGCGCAGATGGACCGGATCCTCCGCTACATGTACGAGCGCTTCCCGCTGGCGCCCGAGTACCTGTCCTCGCTGGGCATCGCCGGCAAGGACGGCACGCTGCGCTACCGCTTCGATGGCACCGAGGCCGTGGGCCGGCTGCGCGCCAAGACGGGCACGCTGGAGAACGTGTCGGCCCTCAGCGGCTACGTGCAGGCGGCCGGTGGGGAGAAGTTCATCTTCTCCATGATGGTGAACGACTACCCGGGCCGCTCCGGACCGGTGGTGCGCGGGCTGGACGCGCTGGGCGCGGCGGTGGCCTCGATGGGCTCCACGATGGGCCCCGGGCGCGCGGTGGCGGAGCTCGCCAGCGAGGAGAAGTCGAGCAGCCCCCTGGCCGAGGTGACCAGCCGGGTGAAGACGTACCTGGCACTGGGCAGCCAGAGGGATCCGCGCAACATCGGCTTCCTGCGCACGGCGTGGCGCAGCGAGAGGGACCCCGCGGTGCGCGCGGTGCTGGCCGAGAGCCTCTACCAGTCCAACCCGCAGGACTACCTCGGGGTGCGCACGCTGCTGGACAGCTACTCGGCCGGTACGGAGGTGTATGGCCGGCTGCGCTCGGTGGCGCGTGAGCTGTCGGTGGAGGTGCCCGGGCTGGGCAGCATGGTGGAGCTGGCCGCCAGCGGCAACGCCGAGGCGCTCTCGCGCATCGTCGAGCTGTCCGGGGCCTCCTCGGGCGATGTCGGCTCCGAGTCGGAGATGGTCGAGGGTCTGGGCGCCGTGGCGCGCACGGCCCCGGAGGAACTGGTGCAGGCGCTGCGCGGTGCCTCGGCGAAGGATCGCGAGGCGGCCACCTCGCTGCTGGCGCGCGGGCTGGTGCAGGCCGGCGAGGCGGAGCACCCCTTCTGGAAGGCGCTGAAGAAGAGCCTGGGCTCCACCGACACGAAGCTGGTGGAGTTCGCCCGCTCGCTGGAGGGCTCGCTGTCGCGCAAGGTGGCCGAGGAGAAGGCGCCCAAGCCCCAGCAGCTGGTGCCCACGCAGGTGGTGGCCCCGGCCGCCGCCGTGCCCATGGGCCCCGGCCCCGCCGAGCGCACCGCCGAGACCCGTCCGGGCGGGTGA
- a CDS encoding ATP-binding protein — protein MTTKRFSETALRALIESFGNPMYVAKGGRVWAANEAYLEMLGLGRAQVEGRLFLDFVRPEDRARLEARYRKREEGVLKETGPQRYLLPRAGGGSLEVATYVQEVELEESGRAMLINLLVLGERPAELVVAERLVETSAELVAARSEAAVRRVALAGLTGAGFSAHFLVRDGERFVIRDGDGALPPEDMALGLRALAEGRPTFGHLPELDSSHVYLPLGTTLSEVLWVSGEGLSASYGSVLALFAKVVGAALTDARLLAEVERGRLELGAVAELARFVAQPEPPSPEDFLSRLSTLLSADAALLYAPESPEGELVLTAQVGLDGQLSAVLAAPLGRMSPALVTARGAVLSSEAEERALMEATAGRLGCGAAVRLAHGGHPRGLLQVLRAPGRSFDGGDLRLLVPLSELMMTLLDQRRLRSESARQLADTRLLLDLARTTTATLEVASILDVASDFLVKLLDVSNCFILLHDEQAGVLRGAAASATHRDFFRGVVIPVDEPVGIAARVARERRPIAVPDLSKVAELAHRELVRRFEEKAVLALPLTSREELIGVVLLDDTRHPRTFPPAFIELAEATCGQIALAIANARLYESLWASYAELAAARAEMVKRERLAALGELSAIVAHEVRNPLGVIFNAVASLRRMLKAEGDAGMLLDILAEESDRLNRMVGDLLDYTRPREPMLHLEEVPRVLQESVDSARAQQGGSGRITFSVDADPELPRVPMDRRLIRQALVNVLINAMQSMPQGGPIQVRARREPHAGKDVLRVDVTDLGCGIPTELVHRVFEPFFTTKAQGTGLGLAVVKRIIEEHHGELSVESAPGRGTTFSLRLPLTQLTTSLP, from the coding sequence ATGACGACGAAGCGTTTCAGCGAGACGGCCCTGCGGGCCCTCATCGAGTCCTTTGGCAACCCCATGTACGTCGCGAAGGGGGGCCGGGTGTGGGCGGCGAACGAGGCCTACCTGGAGATGCTGGGCCTGGGCCGGGCGCAGGTGGAGGGCCGCCTGTTCCTGGATTTCGTCCGTCCGGAGGACCGGGCACGTCTGGAGGCGCGCTACCGCAAGCGCGAGGAGGGGGTGTTGAAGGAGACGGGTCCCCAGCGCTACCTGTTGCCCCGGGCGGGCGGAGGGTCGCTCGAGGTGGCCACCTACGTGCAGGAGGTGGAGCTGGAGGAGAGCGGCCGCGCGATGCTCATCAACCTCCTGGTGCTGGGCGAGCGGCCGGCGGAGCTGGTGGTGGCCGAGCGCCTGGTGGAGACGTCCGCGGAGCTCGTCGCGGCGCGCTCGGAGGCGGCGGTGCGGCGGGTGGCGCTGGCGGGCCTCACGGGCGCGGGGTTCTCCGCGCACTTCCTGGTGCGCGACGGCGAGCGCTTCGTCATCCGGGACGGAGACGGGGCGCTGCCTCCGGAGGACATGGCGCTGGGACTGCGGGCGCTCGCCGAGGGGCGGCCCACCTTCGGCCACCTGCCCGAACTGGACTCCAGCCACGTCTACCTCCCGCTGGGCACCACGCTGTCGGAGGTGCTGTGGGTGTCCGGGGAGGGGCTGTCGGCCTCGTACGGCTCGGTGCTGGCGCTCTTCGCCAAGGTGGTGGGGGCCGCCCTCACCGACGCGCGGCTGCTGGCGGAAGTGGAGCGGGGCCGGCTGGAGCTGGGAGCGGTGGCCGAGCTGGCGCGCTTCGTCGCCCAGCCGGAGCCGCCCTCGCCCGAGGATTTCCTCTCGCGCCTGTCCACGCTGCTCAGCGCGGATGCCGCCCTGCTGTATGCCCCCGAGTCTCCGGAGGGCGAGCTGGTCCTCACGGCGCAGGTGGGACTGGACGGCCAGCTGAGCGCCGTGCTCGCCGCGCCACTCGGGCGCATGTCGCCCGCCCTGGTGACGGCCCGAGGCGCGGTGCTCTCCAGCGAGGCCGAGGAGCGCGCGTTGATGGAGGCCACCGCTGGGCGCCTGGGCTGTGGCGCGGCGGTCCGCCTGGCCCATGGCGGCCACCCGCGGGGGCTCCTCCAGGTGCTGCGAGCCCCGGGGCGCTCCTTCGACGGGGGAGATCTGCGGCTGTTGGTGCCGCTGTCCGAGCTGATGATGACGCTGCTCGACCAGCGCCGTCTGCGCAGCGAGTCCGCCCGGCAGCTCGCCGACACGCGCCTGCTGCTGGACCTGGCCCGCACCACCACCGCCACCCTGGAGGTGGCCAGCATCCTGGACGTGGCCTCGGACTTCCTCGTCAAGCTGCTGGACGTCTCCAACTGCTTCATCCTCCTGCATGACGAGCAGGCCGGGGTGCTGCGCGGCGCCGCCGCCTCGGCCACCCACCGCGACTTCTTCCGCGGCGTGGTGATTCCGGTGGACGAGCCCGTGGGCATCGCCGCGCGCGTGGCCCGCGAGCGCCGGCCGATCGCCGTCCCGGACCTGTCGAAGGTCGCGGAGCTGGCGCACCGCGAGCTCGTCCGCCGCTTCGAGGAGAAGGCCGTGCTGGCCCTGCCGCTCACCTCGCGCGAGGAGCTCATCGGCGTGGTGCTGCTGGACGACACGCGCCACCCGCGCACCTTCCCGCCCGCCTTCATCGAGCTGGCCGAGGCCACATGCGGGCAGATCGCCCTGGCCATCGCCAACGCCCGCCTCTACGAGTCGCTCTGGGCCTCCTACGCGGAGCTGGCCGCCGCGCGCGCGGAGATGGTCAAGCGCGAGCGCCTGGCCGCGCTCGGAGAGCTGTCGGCCATCGTGGCCCACGAGGTGCGCAACCCCCTGGGCGTCATCTTCAACGCCGTGGCCTCGCTGCGCCGCATGCTCAAGGCCGAGGGCGACGCGGGCATGCTGCTGGACATCCTCGCGGAGGAGAGCGACCGGCTCAACCGCATGGTGGGGGACCTGCTGGACTACACCCGCCCGCGCGAGCCCATGCTGCACCTGGAGGAAGTCCCGCGCGTGCTGCAGGAATCGGTGGACTCCGCGCGGGCCCAGCAGGGGGGCTCCGGCCGCATCACCTTCTCCGTCGACGCGGACCCGGAGCTGCCCCGGGTGCCGATGGACCGGCGCCTCATCCGCCAGGCGCTCGTCAACGTGCTCATCAACGCCATGCAGTCCATGCCACAGGGCGGCCCCATCCAGGTGCGCGCCCGGCGCGAGCCGCATGCCGGCAAGGACGTGCTGCGCGTCGACGTGACGGACCTGGGCTGTGGCATCCCCACCGAGCTCGTCCACCGTGTCTTCGAACCCTTCTTCACCACCAAGGCCCAGGGCACGGGCCTGGGGCTCGCCGTGGTCAAACGCATCATCGAGGAGCACCACGGAGAGCTCTCCGTGGAGAGCGCTCCGGGCCGTGGCACCACCTTCTCCCTCCGCCTTCCCCTCACCCAGCTGACGACGAGCCTGCCGTGA